The genomic region GAAGGGGCGATCGAGAGCATCTTGCCTGAAACGTTCCTCATTCTCGTAAATTTTAAACACCCGATCCATACTCGTCAAATCGAACAACATCCTGACTTGATCGTTGATCGAACAGATAAACAACGCCCCTCCCGAATTTCTCACCATTTTGAGTGCGGAGACCAAGGCCCCCAACCCCGAACTATCAATAAACGCCACCTGTTCGAGATTGACCAGCACAATTTCGGTCTCCTTCTCCAGACAATGGGCGATCTCTCGCCGGAGTTGACTGGCTTGAGTGGCGTCTAAAATTCCCGTAGGTCGGATCACTTCAAAATTTGCGGGAGAACTCATGGTGGTTTCAGCAAGTGATGGAGGGCAGTCTATAGGCAGTCTATAGATGACGAGCTGACGCTCTCACCCGGCTCGTCGCCAGTCCGGAGCGCAAGCCGCACGGTCTAAGAGGGAATCGGGGCTTCATTCCTTATTATGCCTTCTGGCTCGGCACGGGGGGAAGCGACAGAAAATTTTGACTTTCGGGCAAAGCCTATGTACCGTTAGATCTCGGTACAGTCGAACGCGAAATTTATTCTTTTCCTCCAAAGCAAATTCACGTGCAAGTCAATACATACGAGTTTACAGAAAATCTCAAGCCCGAAACCGCCTCGGAAAGTGCCGATCTGCCTTTCACCCTCGCACAGTTGAAAGCTGCAATTCCGAGTGATTGTTTCGAGCCTTCGACCTGGCGCTCTCTGAGCTACTTTTTCTTGGATATCGGGGCGATCGCGGGATTGTACGCGATCGCCCATACCGTTGACTCTTGGTTTTTTTGGCCGATCTTCTGGCTGGCGCAAGGAACCTTATTCTGGGCTTTATTTGTCGTCGGACACGATTGCGGTCACCGTTCGTTCTCCCGCCATTTGTGGGTCAACGACCTGTTCGGACATTTAGCCCATACCCCGATTCTGGTCCCCTTCCACGGTTGGCGGATCAGTCACCGCACTCATCATAAAAATACGGGCAGTCTGGAAAATGACGAAAGTTGGTATCCCATCAGCGAAAGCCAGTACCAGCAAATGAGTTGGCTGGAAAAATTCGCCCGTTTCCAGATGGTTCCCTTTCTTTATCCTTTGTATCTTTTCAAGCGATCGCCCGGGAAAAAAGGGTCTCACTTCAATCCGAGCAGTCCCTTATTTCGGCCTTCGGAGAAAGGACAAATTCTCACCAGTACCGTTTGTTGGATTGCCATGGTCGGCTTACTCGCCGTCTTGACCTACCAGTGGGGCTGGCTGTGGTTGCTCAAATACTACCTCGGCCCTTACGTAGTATTTGTCGTGTGGCTTGATTTAGTCACCTTCTTACACCACACCGATCCCGAAATTCCCTGGTATCGCAGTGACGAGTGGACTTTCCTCAAAGGGGCGCTGTCGAGCATCGATCGCAGCTACGGGTTCATCGACCCGATCCACCACAATATCGGCACCCACGTCGCCCACCACATCTTTCTGAGTATGCCCCACTACCACCTGAAGCGGGCGACCGAAGCGATTAAACCGATTTTGGGCGACTATTACCGTCATTCCGACGAGTCGATCCTCAAAGCCTTCTGGAAGTCGTACCGCCGTTGTTATTTCGTTCCCGATACGGGCAAGGTCGTTTACTACCAAGCCC from Oxynema aestuarii AP17 harbors:
- a CDS encoding DUF3474 domain-containing protein, which gives rise to MQVNTYEFTENLKPETASESADLPFTLAQLKAAIPSDCFEPSTWRSLSYFFLDIGAIAGLYAIAHTVDSWFFWPIFWLAQGTLFWALFVVGHDCGHRSFSRHLWVNDLFGHLAHTPILVPFHGWRISHRTHHKNTGSLENDESWYPISESQYQQMSWLEKFARFQMVPFLYPLYLFKRSPGKKGSHFNPSSPLFRPSEKGQILTSTVCWIAMVGLLAVLTYQWGWLWLLKYYLGPYVVFVVWLDLVTFLHHTDPEIPWYRSDEWTFLKGALSSIDRSYGFIDPIHHNIGTHVAHHIFLSMPHYHLKRATEAIKPILGDYYRHSDESILKAFWKSYRRCYFVPDTGKVVYYQAPNTAK
- a CDS encoding STAS domain-containing protein, with amino-acid sequence MSSPANFEVIRPTGILDATQASQLRREIAHCLEKETEIVLVNLEQVAFIDSSGLGALVSALKMVRNSGGALFICSINDQVRMLFDLTSMDRVFKIYENEERFRQDALDRPFA